The Anguilla anguilla isolate fAngAng1 chromosome 4, fAngAng1.pri, whole genome shotgun sequence genome has a window encoding:
- the lrrc34 gene encoding myoneurin, whose protein sequence is MAMQSLPHSERLLEQLRKQLEAGCFCDCTVAIGPSRFRAHRNVLAAFSEYFSSQWQSSAENCVTTSLDPECVNEQVFQKLLDYVYTGYLNVDSDNVEDICKAASFLQMEDVITLCILVQEDIKPVFVGTGETSDTHDQEPAPPSSDAYDSFEPEEEEEVGAPEDVNHGQGDQQPTAQEEEEAQEHGEVVEVMEAEVSRTRVSQRARKPKVMPDGSILKNCTVVLQRETRHLIGQPDLVGQSKPPGRSPGRPPGARASKALRADAEDRDWQAPWAVGGEDGPEEEQRPPKRKRGRPRKGRLKENRSHAPSSDPDEDDEQLVFVEGKPVCRVCGRVFSESSSVRRHMRIHRGVKPYQCQLCNKAFRQGNQLKTHMRTHTGEKPFQCDICDKSFAQKCQVVFHRRMHHGEEKPYKCGSCGLQFATSSNFKIHVRKHSGEKPYGCDRCGKHFAQASTLTYHMRRHTGEKPYVCDTCGKAFAVSSSLLAHSRKHTGDTSCFCIVCNKTFTNAEELEKHFPCSKGMKKIECDLCEKSYTGAKYLKKHKLKVHNIPEQDQAALPFPLNIPIDHQSLLSRVPPGPSTAELMTRAKAAADAEAATAAAAATEAATAAAAINQTVTEFILFQTLDCWLKVMGSIKERYSVICSELQLRPNPYILQVLEDTEGQTEEILIKVTGNNRLLPVQKLTDEDALALSKTLCNNVSIKALDLRYNEITDEGAKHLADLLQENVSLLSLNLMGNNIKASGAKFLGKCLQVNKTLKTLRITGNKIGNGGAMHLASMLQTNSSLEELDISDCDLDTQSLIAFAIVLSSNRSIRTIHLSRPLLFSHQEETTGHLARMLKVNQHLRELQVGKHSMTDWGVERLCQALRENATLRYLDLRCNSIARDGARHLAELLKLNTTLEILDLSSNRIEDEGAAHLSQAIALHNSSLRALSIPSNSIGSAGLVLLAKAMGVNSSLSHIYIWGNKLEEPACVAFADLIKSGRLRKEDTDVSPYEVDGHVFLAEVFHGLRRHYYWTPSFGRDGDPASNSALALVVS, encoded by the exons ATGGCTATGCAGTCACTTCCTCACAGCGAGCGACTCCTGGAGCAGTTGAGGAAGCAGCTGGAGGCCGGCTGCTTCTGTGACTGTACTGTCGCAATAGGCCCTTCCCGGTTCCGAGCCCACCGAAACGTTTTGGCGGCGTTCAGTGAATATTTTAGCTCCCAGTGGCAGAGCTCAGCGGAAAATTGCGTCACCACCTCACTGGATCCTGAATGTGTCAACGAGCAAGTGTTCCAGAAGTTGCTGGACTACGTATACACCGGGTACCTGAATGTTGACAG CGACAACGTAGAAGATATCTGCAAGGCTGCCAGTTTTCTTCAGATGGAAGACGTCATTACACTCTGCATCCTGGTCCAGGAAGACATCAAGCCCGTCTTTGTCGGGACAGGGGAGACGAGTGACACCCACGATCAAGAACCTGCCCCACCCAGCTCGGACGCCTACGACTCTTTTGAacctgaagaggaggaggaggtgggggctCCCGAGGACGTGAACCACGGGCAGGGGGATCAGCAGCCCACAgcgcaggaggaagaggaggcgcAGGAGCATGGTGAGGTGGTGGAAGTGATGGAGGCAGAAGTATCGAGAACCAGGGTGTCGCAGAGGGCCAGGAAGCCTAAGGTCATGCCGGATGGCAGCATCCTAAAGAACTGCACCGTTGTCCTCCAGCGAGAAACCAGGCATCTCATTGGGCAGCCCGACCTGGTGGGGCAGTCCAAACCTCCCGGCAGGTCCCCGGGCAGGCCCCCAGGGGCACGGGCCAGCAAGGCGCTTCGCGCTGACGCGGAAGATCGCGATTGGCAGGCGCCGTGGGCGGTGGGCGGCGAGGACGGCCCGGAAGAGGAGCAGCGCCCCCCCAAGAGGAAGAGGGGCCGGCCGAGGAAGGGCAGGCTCAAGGAGAACCGCTCGCACGCCCCGTCCTCCGACCCGGACGAGGACGACGAGCAGCTGGTGTTCGTGGAGGGCAAGCCCGTGTGCCGCGTCTGCGGGCGGGTGTTCTCCGAGTCGAGCAGCGTGCGGCGCCACATGCGCATTCACCGCGGTGTCAAGCCGTACCAGTGCCAGCTCTGCAACAAAGCCTTCCGCCAGGGGAACCAGCTGAAGACGcacatgcgaacacacacag GGGAGAAGCCCTTCCAGTGTGACATATGCGATAAGAGTTTTGCCCAGAAGTGCCAGGTGGTCTTCCACCGCCGCATGCACCACGGAGAGGAGAAGCCCTACAAGTGTGGTTCTTGCGGGCTGCAGTTCGCCACCTCCagtaatttcaaaatacatgTCAG GAAACACAGTGGAGAAAAGCCATACGGGTGTGACCGCTGTGGGAAGCACTTCGCCCAGGCCAGCACGCTGACCTACCACATGCGCAGGCACACGGGTGAGAAGCCCTACGTCTGCGACACCTGCGGCAAGGCCTTCGCCGTCTCCAGCTCCCTGCTCGCCCACTCCAGGAAGCACACAG GAGATACTTCCTGCTTCTGTATAGTGTGCAACAAAACGTTCACGAACGCGGAAGAACTCGAAAAGCACTTCCCGTGTTCAAAAG GTATGAAGAAAATTGAGTGTGACCTCTGTGAAAAGTCCTACACGGGCGCAAAGTATCTGAAGAAGCACAAATTGAAAGTACACAACA TTCCCGAGCAAGACCAGGCGGCGCTCCCGTTCCCACTTAACATCCCTATCGACCACCAGTCCCTGCTGTCCCGCGTCCCCCCAGGACCCAGCACAGCGGAGCTGATGACCAGAGCCAAAGCCGCCGCCGATGCCGAAGCCGCCACTGCGGCTGCTGCCGCCACCGAAGCAGCCACCGCTGCTGCCGCCATCAACCAAACGGTGACCGAGTTCATCCTCTTCCAGACTCTCGACTG TTGGCTGAAAGTTATGGGAAGCATTAAAGAGCGATACTCCGTCATCTGCTCAGAGCTGCAGTTGCGCCCGAATCCGTACATTTTACAGGTCCTGGAGGATACGGAGGGACAGACCGA AGAGATTCTGATAAAAGTGACGGGGAACAACCGGTTGCTGCCAGTGCAAAAGCTGACAGATGAAGATGCTCTAGCGTTGTCCAAAACCCTATGCAACAACGTTTCAATTAAAG CTCTCGATTTACGGTACAACGAAATCACCGACGAAGGCGCCAAGCACCTCGCAGACCTTCTCCAG GAGAATGTATCTCTTTTGTCTCTCAATCTCATGGGCAACAACATAAAGGCCAGCGGTGCAAAGTTCCTTGGAAAATGTTTACAA GTGAATAAAACACTGAAGACCTTACGGATAACGGGCAACAAGATTGGGAATGGAGGTGCCATGCACCTGGCCTCTATGCTGCAGACAAATTCTTCTTTAGAGGAGCTGGATATCTCAGACTGTGATCTG GATACACAGAGCTTAATCGCCTTCGCCATCGTCCTGAGCAGCAACAGGAGCATCCGCACCATTCATCTCAGCCGCCCCCTGCTCTTCAGTCATCAG GAGGAGACAACGGGGCATTTGGCTCGAATGCTGAAGGTGAACCAGCACCTGCGGGAACTGCAGGTGGGAAAGCACAGCATGACGGACTGGGGTGTGGAGAGACTGTGCCAGGCGCTGAGGGAAAATGCCACCCTTCGATATCTGGACCTCCGCTG CAACAGCATTGCGCGTGATGGGGCCAGGCATCTAGCAGAGCTTCTGAAGCTGAACACAACTCTGGAGATCCTGGACCTGTCCTCAAACAGGATAGAAGATGAGGGGGCGGCCCACCTCAGCCAGGCCATCGCTCTGCACAACAGCAGCCTGAGAGC GCTGTCTATCCCGAGCAACAGCATTGGATCAGCGGGCCTGGTTTTGCTCGCTAAAGCCATGGGCGTCAACTCCTCCCTGTCTCACATTTACATCTGGGGCAATAAGCTGGAGGAGCCAGCCTGTGTG GCGTTCGCTGACCTCATTAAAAGCGGGCGACTGCGCAAGGAGGACACAGACGTTTCTCCGTATGAGGTCGACGGCCACGTGTTTCTGGCGGAGGTTTTTCACGGGTTGAGGAGGCACTACTACTGGACACCTAGCTTCGGGCGGGACGGTGACCCAGCCAGCAACTCAGCACTTGCCTTGGTTGTCTCTTAA